Proteins encoded in a region of the Acomys russatus chromosome 14, mAcoRus1.1, whole genome shotgun sequence genome:
- the Yipf2 gene encoding protein YIPF2 produces MAAADDLAFHEFQEATNLLAETPDAATTSQSDKLTSREHVAVVVGEGVGYGAEEEEEEGDKTSLLQEEKPQPRFWTFDYYQSFFDVDTSQVLDRIKGSLLPHPGHNFVRHRLRNRPDLYGPFWICATLAFVLAVTGNLTLVLAQRRDPSIHYSPQFHKVTVAGITIYCYAWLVPLALWGFLRWRQGTRERMGLYTFLETVCVYGYSLFVFIPTVVLWLIPVQWLQWLFGALALALSAAGLVFTLWPVVREDTRLVAAALLSAVVLLHALLALGCKLYFFQPLPLQDHVVPAPQATPLSPKDLLSTPARPLTT; encoded by the exons ATGGCAGCGGCTGACGATCTGGCCTTCCACG AGTTCCAGGAAGCCACAAATCTTCTGGCAGAGACCCCAGATGCAGCCACCACTAGCCAAAGTGATAAGTTGACCTCACGGGAGCACGTGGCTGTGGTTGTGGGAGAAGGTGTTGGCTATGgagctgaagaggaggaggaagagggtgacAAGACATCA CTTCTACAGGAAGAAAAGCCGCAGCCCAGATTCTGGACATTTGACTACTATCAGAGCTTTTTTGATGTGGACACCTCCCAG GTCTTGGACCGGATCAAAGGCTCGCTGCTGCCCCACCCTGGCCACAACTTTGTGAGGCACCGTCTTAGAAATCGGCCTGACCTATATG GCCCCTTCTGGATCTGTGCTACTCTGGCCTTCGTCCTGGCGGTTACTGGCAACCTCACCTTGGTGCTAGCACAGAGACGGGACCCCTCCATCCACTACAGCCCCCAGTTCCACAAGG TGACTGTAGCAGGAATCACCATCTACTGCTATGCGTGGCTAGTTCCACTGGCACTGTGGGGCTTCCTCCGGTGGCGCCAGGGCACGAGGGAGCGCATGGGGCTATACACCTTCCTGGAGACTGTTTGCGTCTATGGCTATTCACTCTTTGTCTTCATCCCCACTGTG GTCCTGTGGCTTATACCAGTGCAGTGGCTGCAGTGGCTCTTTggagccctggccctggccctgtcAGCTGCTGGGCTGGTGTTCACACTGTGGCCTGTTGTCCGAGAGGATACAAGGCTGGTGGCTGCGGCACTGTTGTCTGCTGTGGTGCTGCTTCATGCCCTCTTGGCTCTAGGCTGTAAG CTGTACTTCTTCCAGCCACTGCCTCTTCAAGACCACGTGGTACCAGCACCCcaagccacacctctatctcccaAAGACCTGCTGTCTACCCCAGCCCGGCCCTTGACAACCTAG
- the Timm29 gene encoding mitochondrial import inner membrane translocase subunit Tim29, with translation MATAALKRFWSRGRSEVGGEASGAVAVAAKPGVWARLGTWARALLRDYAEACRDAAAAARARPGRAAVYVGMLGGAAACCALAPSEAAFEETLLDASGSLLLLAPATRNRHSEAFLQRLLWLRGRGRLRHVNLGFFSLVYEAPFDAQASLYQARCRYLQPRWVDFPGRVLDVGFVGRWWILESRMRDCDINDDEFLHLPAHLRVVAPHQLHSEANERLFQEKYKPVVLTDDQVDQALWEEQVLQKEKKDRLVLSEADSLVQSEVSR, from the exons ATGGCGACAGCAGCTCTAAAGAGATTCTGGTCCCGTGGGCGCAGCGAAGTGGGAGGAGAGGCGAGCGGTGCTGTGGCGGTGGCGGCAAAGCCAGGGGTTTGGGCGCGACTGG GCACCTGGGCCCGCGCGCTGCTTCGGGATTACGCCGAGGCGTGCAGAGACGCGGCGGCTGCGGCGCGAGCTCGACCGGGCCGTGCGGCGGTGTATGTGGGGATGCTGGGCGGTGCCGCGGCGTGCTGCGCGCTGGCGCCCAGCGAGGCGGCCTTCGAGGAGACCTTGCTCGACGCCTCGGGGTCTCTTTTGCTGCTGGCGCCGGCCACGCGCAACCGCCACTCGGAAGCGTTCTTGCAGCGCCTGCTGTGGCTGAGGGGCCGCGGGCGGCTGCGCCACGTGAACCTGGGCTTCTTCTCGCTGGTTTACGAGGCGCCCTTCGACGCCCAGGCCAGCCTTTACCAGGCCCGCTGCCGCTACCTGCAGCCACGCTGGGTCGACTTCCCCGGACGGGTCCTTGATGTGGGGTTCGTGGGCCGCTGGTGGATCCTCGAGAGCCGCATGCGTGATTGCGACATCAACGACGACGAGTTCCTCCACCTGCCTGCTCACCTCCGTGTCGTCGCGCCCCACCAGCTGCACTCCGAGGCCAATGAGCGGCTGTTCCAGGAGAAGTACAAGCCGGTTGTGCTCACCGACGATCAGGTGGACCAGGCGCTGTGGGAGGAGCAGGTGctgcagaaggagaaaaaggatagGCTGGTGTTGAGCGAGGCCGATTCGCTGGTGCAGTCCGAGGTGTCCAGATGA